The genomic segment TATGTGCCGGTTATATTATGCCACTGTCCTGCTTAAAATTCCTTGATGTTTTTccctatatacatatatttagaataaatTACAAATGCCTCAACTTAACATACAAAACTCAGCATAACTCTCAAGCTCATCCACTACCaattttctttcactttaaatTTGAAAATTCAGCAACATTTTAGTacctttatttcctcaaaatcatagtgctctctttctcttctgtttttgcaCATGCTGATTCCTTTGCTTGTAGAATTATTTTTCCCAGCCCTCTTAGCCTGGATAACTCTTTCTTAGCCTGCATGTTTTAGCTTAGATATCACTTCTACCAGTTTTCCTCTGACCACTCAGTCCTTCATCCCACATAGCTCTCTGTTAGGGATAGAACAATTGGAGAAGTATGTAGCTTTGAAGGGATGGCATCATGATATTGGCATCTAAATCATGTTGAAGAGGTGAGCCTATCTTATGGTTAAGTCTGGGAGGCGTGGAGATTTTAATGGCTCTTTATGATTCTCTaattcatctttttcttctatGACACGACTCTTTTTATGATACTATATTGTTTACTGAAATCAGATAATTTAGTTGCTTTATACTACTTTACAGGATGTATATTGATACTTCCCTGAGGCCTTTTCTGAAAGTTCTGTTATCATCCAAGTTACCATCTGCTGCTGTGTCACTGCAGCATCATTCTCGACTCCATCACTTACTAATCATGTAattttgggcaaattacttaactaaTTTGAGTCTGTTTCCTAAACTTCTGAAAAGGGGATAATtacatatgcatgtatgtatacacatatactttATAGGTTTCTGAGGATTAACTATGAAAATGTGTTAAAGCTCTAGAACAGTGTTTGGCCGACAATAGACACTCATGAATGTTTATTCCCTTATTTTCCTCATTATTTAAAGCCTTTTCTGATATTACTGGTGTTACTAGGGTCTTCACCAACTAATAAGGAAGAGAGTAATTCATTTAgacaacaagtatttattgagtgctatTGAATACCAAACAAGGAGCTTGATGCTGGGGATACAAGAACTTATATAAAACACAGTCTATGCTCTCAGAGAGCTTATAGTCTACAAGGGAAGTTTAAACAATTAAAAAGGGCAATTACAGTGCATATTGTAAGTACCATGGTAGGAATAGGCGTAGGAAACTACTGGAACACTGAGGAAGGGCACCCAACCCAGTCCTGGGTGGGACAGCAGTAGCGGGGGAAAATGTTTGGAGCGAGCAGTAGACTTGAAGGATGGGGGAATCGGAGTTAACTGGATAAACATGTGTGTGAGTGACAGGGTTGCTAGTTGGGGCAGGACACTACAGGAAGAGGATTAAGTGAGATCATCGTGTAACCTGCTTAGCACAGTACCAGGCCCATAGTCAGTACTTAGTATATGTTAGcgctgttattgtttttgttatagTTAAAATTGGGGGATGAGAAAATCATGGTAAGGTTGTATAATTGGAAGCAGTTATTTAGAGCTGGCATGTAGTGGTGAAGAGGGGATTTATGAAGAAAGAAGAGGCTGGAAAGTTAGGGGAGTATCAAAAATACCTTCTGGAGTCTCTCACTCTGCCTCACGCCCGCAGTCCATGTCTTGGACTACTAagtactcttttcttgtttcttaataaactctttattcccttgccCACCCTATGGCACACAAACgtaaaattctctcctctgttctAATCTGTACTCACTTTGTCAGTCTgctaacctaaaaatgagtctttaaatgtccaTATGACTTCCTTGCCTTAAAAAAAAGTACTTTCTATGCCATGTTAAGGATATCCTGTTTTCTGTGGGGAGAGACTGTAGCCTTTAAGGAGAGGAGGAAGTTAAGTTTGCATTTCAGAAATGTTATTTTGCTTATAATGTGGCTAATGCTTTAGAGGGGTCAAGACTGAAGGAGGGTATTGCCACAATTTAGGAGAGGAATGGAGACAAGTAGATGGATTTCACAGATGCAAAGAATTAGAATCAGCTGGACTGTGAGACTGGCTATAAGTCATGACAGAGGGATGATTTAGGGATACCTAGGATACCTATGTGGTTTGGGTTGCTATAGCCTGTGTGTTGAGCTAGGCAGCacagggttttgtttgtttgtttcttttggtaGGGAAAAGCACATATAGGGAGGAATGATGACATTTAGAAGTTAATGAAAGCAGTGGgtgtggttcaagcgattgagtgcctgcttctcacgtgggaggtcccgagtttgtccccggtgcctcctaaaaacaaacaacaagcaaacaaacaaaaaaaccagctcaTGGGAGCCTATGTGTCTCattggttgagcatcagcttctgACATATGAAGTCTGGGATTCAATCGCAGACCacgatacctaaaaaaaaaagttaatgaaatCACCTCATCTTCCTGATAAACATGATACAATTTTTTCATGAGATATCATCAAATTAAGAGATTTGTATTTTAGTCCCAGCTTTGCTGCTTCCTAGTTGTATGAAGTTGGGTAGGTTAACTAACCTGGTTTGTCATTTTAGCATCTCTAAAATATGTATACTAAAATCTGTCTGACCATTCATTCAATAAGTAATCAATTAACTCCATATCACACATTCAACTAGGTAttaggaatgaataaatgaatatttgcCTCAAGGAATTTATGCCCTAGAGAATCAACCTCTTTATAGATAAGCAGTTATGATATGGCATTTATTATAATAAAGACATATAAGATTTAACAAGACTACTGAGGAAGGAGTTTATTGGGGGGTCAGGGGTTGATATCAAGGTAATCATCCCAAAGGCCATAAAATTTATGCAACTACATAAAGGAAAAGTAGGGATTTGCCAGGTAAGCAAGTACAGTTGACAAGTTGTTGCTGTGAGGTTTATTTTGAatgggaaatatttaaaatataatttactatAAAAATCTGAGTAATAGTATTATTAGAGTATTTGTAGGGTGCTAAATGTAATGGTAAGTGCTGTTCTAATGAAATAGTAAGTTCTAGTCTAATGATTTACCtattaagaacaacaacaaaaaacatctagtttcattacttgtctttcttttctttttttttagtattccTCTGAACAGCAGGGAGAATATCTCGGATCCAACATCACCTTTGAGAAAAACATTTGTGTACCATTTGTCTGACCTGTAAGAGATTTTCCTTTATATTAAGTAGACATGGAAGTTAACTTTTAATTAACCTTGTTAGTAAGGATGTTTTTTAAGATAGCTGGAGTATAAACATTATAAATAGTTGGAACTTTTGAATACATTATTCCTATGTTAATTATTAGGTACCGTTAATTCATAACTCTTTTACATATGAAAATCATGTAtaaattttctaaaaaagaaattatttctatACTACAGGAGCATCCAATTTGTCTTAATTAGTTCAAGTGGATTTTAGATACATAAACATTCATGTGCTTCTTTGGAAACTATAGACTCCATCATtgtataatttgttttttaaaaataactctgcCTTTCTTGTCAATATAAATAAGTCATTTAAACCAAGtgtatatttaggaataaacttaacacaGTGGAAGTTGCTGTATGGTATAGACAAAACAATCATTATCATGTCATTAGTTATATTGCTTACTTTTCAACTAATTTTGATATACTAAAAGTCAACAGATCTTATAAACTATTTTGTAATTGTAGAGCTGCTGAGGTCTGTATGGAGTTAAACCTTTTTAAGTTGTCAGATCAAAACTGCAAGAACTAATTTATCTTGGATGGAAACGTGTAGTCACTCAGATTTTAGCGAGCATTTGATGTGAATGTCTAATGCATGTATTTgtttttcagctgtaaaaaatgTGATCCTGTAGAAGTGGAACTGGGCAATCAGGTATTCACTGCCTCCCAGAGCAATCTCTGTGCTGATGAAGACAGTGATACCTGCTACGCTTATGATAGAAACAAGTGCTACACAAATAGGGTCCCACTTATCTATGATGGTAAGATCAAAATAGTGGAAACAGCTCTGACACCAGACTCCTGCTATCCAGACTAATTTACTTTGCTGTTGACTGTACAACTCCTTATGTTGAAAGGCTCTCCATTTTAATCCAGAAAGTTAATATATTTACCAACAAGGAATTTAAAACCATGTTTTTTGATAATGTAAAATCAACTTTTcccccaaaagaactgaaactgTAACATTATTATGTTTCTTAGATAATTACTTCTCA from the Dasypus novemcinctus isolate mDasNov1 chromosome 1, mDasNov1.1.hap2, whole genome shotgun sequence genome contains:
- the JCHAIN gene encoding immunoglobulin J chain, whose protein sequence is MMNHVLFWGVLAIFVNAVLVTAQDEDEQIVLADNKCKCAQITSRIIRSEEDPSQDIVERNIRIIIPLNSRENISDPTSPLRKTFVYHLSDLCKKCDPVEVELGNQVFTASQSNLCADEDSDTCYAYDRNKCYTNRVPLIYDGKIKIVETALTPDSCYPD